In one window of Primulina tabacum isolate GXHZ01 chromosome 8, ASM2559414v2, whole genome shotgun sequence DNA:
- the LOC142554221 gene encoding ubiquitin domain-containing protein DSK2b-like isoform X2, whose protein sequence is MGESSVCATAGGEEVNVNIRCSNGTKFSVRTILQSTVGEFKALLAQNCDVPAEQQRLIYKGRILKDDQSLLVYGLQADHTVHMVRGFSSSAAPNSAVPAASRSSNSATVVPPAPTSGNSGIADAGASLFPGLDLGALSGSGVSRLFGTGLPEFEQVQQQLTQNPNMMREIINSPAIQSLMNNPEIMRSLIMSNPQMREIIDRNPELAHILNDPGVLRQTLEAARNPELMREMMRNTDRAMSNIESSPEGFNMLRRMYENVQEPFLNATTMGVGVGTDVGSSPFAAFLRNQDGTQTREGSNSSNTGPEMASGTTVPNTNPLPNPWSNSGSSQTDNAARTNPTDDARLPSIPGLGHPGGLGLGIAELEQMGMPNSSAFSRLLQNPAMAQMMQSFLSNPQYMDQILSLNPQLRTVLDMNPQLREMMQNPEIVRELTSPETIQGRCGDWSG, encoded by the exons ATGGGCGAGTCGAGCGTCTGCGCCACAGCAGGTGGTGAAGAGGTCAATGTGAACATTCGATGCTCCAACGGCACCAAGTTTTCAGTGCGAACCATTCTACAGTCCACGGTGGGGGAATTCAAAGCTCTATTAGCTCAGAACTGCGATGTGCCAGCTGAACAACAGCGGTTGATTTACAAAGGCCGGATCTTGAAAGACGACCAAAGCCTCCTTGTATACG GTTTACAGGCAGATCACACAGTTCATATGGTTCGTGGTTTTTCATCATCTGCAGCACCAAACTCTGCTGTTCCTGCTGCTTCCAGGAGCTCCAACAGTGCTACTGTTGTGCCGCCTGCTCCTACTAGTGGGAACTCTGGGATTGCTGATGCAGGTGCTTCGTTATTCCCCGGGCTTGATTTGGGGGCACTTAGTGGCTCTGGGGTGTCTAGATTATTTGGAACTGGACTCCCCGAGTTTGAACAGGTGCAGCAACAACTTACTCAGAACCCTAACATGATGAGAGAGATAATTAACTCACCTGCAATTCAAAGCCTAATGAATAACCCTGAGATAATGCGCAGCTTAATCATGAGTAACCCTCAAATGCGTGAGATCATTGACCGGAATCCTGAACTTGCTCATATTCTGAATGATCCCGGAGTCCTTAGACAAACCCTGGAAGCAGCTCGGAATCCTGAGTTAATGCGTGAGATGATGCGGAACACTGACAGGGCCATGAGTAACATTGAATCTTCTCCTGAGGGATTTAATATGCTTAGACGCATGTATGAGAATGTCCAAGAACCCTTCTTGAATGCAACAACAATGGGTGTTGGTGTTGGAACTGATGTGGGATCAAGCCCATTTGCTGCCTTCTTGCGGAATCAGGATGGCACTCAAACCAGAGAAGGATCTAATTCTTCAAACaccggacctgaaatggcctcaGGTACCACGGTCCCGAATACAAATCCACTTCCCAACCCGTGGAGTAATTCCG GAAGTTCTCAGACTGATAATGCTGCAAGAACTAATCCAACTGATGATGCGAGACTACCATCAATTCCAGGGTTAGGACACCCGGGAGGGCTTGGACTCGGTATTGCTGAATTGGAGCAAATGGGCATGCCGAATTCCTCAGCATTCAGTCGGTTATTGCAGAACCCAGCCATGGCACAGATGATGCAAAGTTTTCTTTCTAATCCTCAATACATGGATCAA ATCCTGAGCTTAAATCCTCAACTTCGCACGGTACTTGATATGAACCCTCAGTTAAGAGAAATGATGCAAAACCCTGAAATTGTCCGCGAATTGACCTCACCTGAAACGATACAG
- the LOC142554795 gene encoding lysM domain-containing GPI-anchored protein 2-like, which translates to MVGIGSNLFSTLLLLLLLFLSTPPSILNFRCASLNATSSSLVDYVSPNATTLSAIQTLFTLPNLTSILAANNLALSTPSTHLISSKQIIKIHFPCICTNGNGTSNGLSSCTIVGGDGLYHISAEVFSGLVNVKQIQAGKGISNPDLIIEGQNFLIPLPCSCYDVDGQKVVHYGHLVPAGSLVEGISQQFNTSQDTLLRLNNLTRPTEFMAGSILDVPLRACSSMINNNSMDYPLLVPNDTYELTADNCVVCKCDAALQRMLQCVPSGSCPLDLVRCEGPENLYIGNTTSSGCNRTTCVYAGYNEQTILTMLALDSTCG; encoded by the exons ATGGTTGGAATTGGAAGCAACTTGTTCTCAACTCTTCTCCTGTTGCTGCTCCTCTTCTTGTCGACTCCTCCGTCAATTTTGAACTTTCGCTGCGCCTCTCTCAATGCCACCTCCAGCTCTCTTGTCGACTATGTATCTCCCAACGCCACCACTCTCTCCGCCATTCAGACCCTTTTCACACTCCCCAATCTCACTTCCATTCTCGCCGCCAACAACCTTGCCCTCTCCACCCCATCTACCCACCTTATATCTTCTAAACAGATTATCAAGATTCATTTCCCCTGCATCTGCACCAATGGAAACGGAACATCCAATGGCCTCTCGTCATGCACCATCGTCGGCGGTGACGGTCTCTATCACATCTCGGCGGAGGTGTTCTCCGGCTTAGTCAATGTTAAACAAATCCAGGCGGGTAAGGGC ATATCAAACCCCGATCTGATTATTGAGGGacagaactttttgataccgcTACCCTGCAGCTGTTATGACGTGGATGGCCAGAAGGTGGTGCACTATGGACACTTGGTGCCTGCAGGGAGCTTGGTGGAGGGGATTTCCCAGCAGTTTAATACATCACAGGATACGCTGCTGCGCCTCAATAATTTGACTAGACCCACAGAATTCATGGCTGGCAGTATTCTGGATGTGCCACTTAGAG CTTGTTCTTCGATGATAAACAATAATTCGATGGACTACCCGTTGCTGGTTCCCAATGACACATATGAGCTCACTGCCGACAACTGTGTGGTGTGCAAATGTGATGCAGCACTACAGCGGAT GCTACAATGTGTACCTTCTGGTTCATGCCCCTTAGACTTAGTCCGGTGCGAGGGTCCCGAAAACTTGTATATTGGAAACACAACATCTTCAGGTTGCAATCGCACCACCTGTGTCTATGCTGGATACAACGAACAAACCATTCTAACAATGCTGGCTTTGGACTCAACTTGTGGGTGA